AGCCGGCCGGGCCGATCTTCCGCGCCGCCGTCGACGGTGTCGCCCGCGCCGGCACGGGCGAGGAGGTGTTCCTCATCGGCGGCGCGTTCTCCTTCACCGAACGCGGCCGGGCCCTGCTGCTCGACGGGCTGCCGCCGGTCATCCACGTGCCCGCGGCGACACCCGAAGCCGGCACCGTCCGGTGGGCGGTCGAGCAGATCGACACCGAACTGCGGGCGGAGCCGCTCGGCGGCCGGCTGGTGGCCGAGCACCTCGCCCTGGTCATGCTGATCCGGATCCTGCGCCTGCACCTCGCCCGGGGCGGCGGCTCCGGCTGGCTGGCCGGGCTGGCCGACCCGGTGCTCGCCCCCGTGCTGCGGGCACTGCACGCCCGTCCCGACCATCCCTGGACGGTGGCGGAGCTGGCCCGGGTCGCCTCGGTGTCCCGGTCCACGCTGGCCGCCCGCTTCAAGGAGGTCGTCGACCGAGGGCCGTTGGAGTACCTCACCGGCTGGCGGATCGAGCTGGCCGCCGAGCGGATCCGGCGCAGCGACGACACCATGGCCAGCATCGCCCGCGCGGTCGGGTACGGCTCGGAGAGCGCGCTGAGCGTCGCGTTCAAACGCACCACCGGGCTGTCGCCGCGCGCCTACCGCAGCCGGGCCCGGCGGTGACCCCGCTCCGGCCGCCCGCCCGACGCCGACCGGATCGGGTGGAAGATCGAACCGCACGGGCCGCCCAGCACGGGAGCAACGGGGGTTGCGCCGGTCCGGTCCCGGGCGCAAAGTGCAGCGAGTGAATCGCACCCGGCCCGGGCGTCGCGCCCCGTCCGCCTTCCTGCTGGCGGTGCTGCTCTTCGCGGGGCTCGGCCTGGCCGGGTGCCGGGACAGGCCCGCGGAGCCGATGCGCATCCGCATCGCCACGGGCAGCCCGACCGCCGTCTACCACGCCTTCGGGGAGTCCCTGGCCGCAATCCTCAACCGTGAAATGCCCGGGGTACGGGCGAGCGTGGTGGTCACCCCCGCGTCGGCGGAGAACGTCCGGCTGGTCGCCGCCGGCGACGCCGAACTGGGCTTCACCCAGGCCGACGTGCTGCCCGCCGGGCCCGACGCCGACCCCCGGGTGGCGGCGGTGGCCCGCGTGTACGACGACCAACTGCACCTGGTCAGCTCCGGTGGCGGTCCGGTGCACACCGTCGCCGACCTGCGTGGCCGTCGGGTGTCCGTCGGCGCCGCCGGTTCCGGCACCGAGATCACCGCCACCCGCCTGCTCGACGTCGCCGGGCTGGGCGGCGACGCCGTACGCCGGGCCCGCCTCAACCTGGACGACTCGGTGACCGCGCTGCGGTCCGGCCGGATCGACGCGTTCTTCTTCTCCGGAGGGCTGCCGGTGCGGGGCATCGCCGACCTGGCCCGGGGCTCCCCGACCCGCATCGTCGACCTGGGCGAGTGGACCGAGCCGTTGCGGTCACGCTACGGCGAGGTCTACGTCTCGCGGGACATCCCCCGGTCGGTCTACGGCGTCGACCCGGTCACCACCGTCGCCGACCCGAACTTCCTGATCGTCCGCGCGGACCTGCCGGAGCGGGTGGTGCGGGAGGTGACGCGGCTGCTCATGGAGCGCCGGTCCGAGCTGGCGGCGGCGCACCCGGCGGCCGGGCGGATGAGCCCCCGGTCGGCGATCGCCACCTCGCCGCTGCCGCTGCATCCGGGCGCCGCCGCCTGGTACCGCGCCGCGAAGCCCTGAGCCGGCCGCGCCGGTCAGCCGGCGCCGGCCGGCAGCCGGTCGACCACCGGCGGACACGCCGCGGGGGCCGCGTCACCCGGCTCCTCGACCGGGCCGGGGAACCACAGGCCGGCGACCAGGCCACGGGGCTCCCCCGCCCGCATGGTGAGCCGCCCGCCGGAGGCGTCCACGAGCACCGCGGCGATGGTCAGCCCCAGCCCCGCGCCGTCGACGTTCTGCACGTCCGGGGCACGCCAGAACCGCTCGGTCGCCTGACCCAGCTGACTCTCGGTCATCCCGGGGCCGGTGTCGCGCACCTCGACGGCCACCCCGCCGTCGCAGCGGGCGACGGTCACGGCGACCTCGCCGCCGGGCCCGCTGAACTTGACGGCGTTGTCGATGAGCGCGTCGAGCGCCTGGTCGACGGCGGTCGGCACGGTCCGGGCGTACGCCGGCACGGCCGTCGTGGCCAGCCGCAGCGCCACCGACCGGTGCCGGGCCAGGGGCATCCAGGCGGCGACCCGGGAGGCGGCGACCTCGGCCGCGTCGACGGTGACCCGCTCGTTCTCCTGGCGTTCAGCGCGGGCCAACGTGAGCAGCGCGTCGAGCACCAGCGCGAGCCGGTCGGTCTCCTCCAGGGCGAGACGGTGCTCGGCCCGTCCCTGCGGGTCGGTCAGGCTGGGTCCCAACTCCTCCACGCGCAGCCGCAACGCCGTCAGCGGGTTGCGCAGCTGATGGCTGGCGTGCGCGACGAAGGCCCGCTGCCGGTCCATCACGTCGGACACGGCGTCGGCCATGTTGTTGAAGCTGGCCGCGAGCCGACGCAGCTCGGGCGGGCCGAGCCGGTGCTGCACGCGGGCACCCCGGTCGCCCTCGGCGATCTCGTGGGTGACCGCGTCCAGCTCGGTGACCGGCCGCAGCACCCAGCCGGCCAGGCCGAACGCGAGCACCACACAGGCCACCACGGCGAGCGTCCCGATCACGGCGAGCAGCGCCCACCAGGCGCTGACCGTGCGGCGTAGCGCGTCGGTGGGGGTCACCGTGACGACCGCCCCGAGCACCTCGCCGCCGTCGTTGATCGGCACCGCCACCACCACCGGCCCGCCCTCCCACGGCCAGACCGACTCCGGGCCGCTGGACTGCTGACCGGCCAGGGCGGTGTCGAGCGCCTCGGCGGTGCCGACGGCCGTACGCCAACGCGCGGAGGCGACGACCGTCCGGCGATCCCGGTCCACCACCGCCGCGCCGATGCCGTAGAGCTCGTCGTAGCTGCGCAGCTCCGTGTCGAGCGGACCCGGGGTGCCGCCGCGCAGCGCCGGCCCGGCGAGCGAGGCGAACCGGGTGGCGTCGGCGAGCCGGTCGGCCCGCACCCGGTCGGTCTCCCGGGTGGCGAGGGTCAGCGCGAGCGGCGTCTCCAGCGCGATGAGGACCAGCACCATCAGCAGCAGGTAGCTGATCACCAGCCGACGGCGCACCGGACCGCCCTCACTCGCCGCGCAGCCGGTAGCCGACCCCGCGCACGGTCTCCACCAGGCCGGGGTCGCCGAGCTTGCCGCGCAGCGACCCCACGTGCACCTCGACCGTGTGCCGGTCGGTCCACGTGGTGCCCCAGGCGTCCAGCAGGATGCGTTCCCGGGGCACCGCCACCCCCGGCTGACGGGCCAGCGAGAGCAGGACGTCGAACTCCTTGCGGGTCAGCGCCACGGCCCGCCCGCCGACGCTGACCGTGCGCGCGGAGACGTCGATCCGGACGGCGCCCGCCTCGATCAGGTTCCGCGCGGGCACCGCGTGCGCGGCGCGCCGGAGTACCGCCTCGATGCGGGCCTGCAACTCCACCATCGAGAACGGCTTGACCACGTAGTCGTCCGCGCCGAGCCGCAGGCCGAGCACCCGGTCCCGCTCCTCGCCGCGTGCCGTGACCGCGATGATGCCGAGTTGGCCGCTGCGCCGGCGCAGCTCCCGGCACAGGTCGGTGCCGTCACCGTCGGGCAGGGTCAGGTCGAGCAGGACGAGGTCGCACGGTGCGGCGGAGAGCGCGGCGGCGACGGTGGCGGCGTGCTCCACCTCGTAGCCGCGCCGGGTCAGCGCGGACGACAGCGCGGCGGCCACCCGGCGGTCGTCCTCGACCAGCAGGATCCGCACCCGTGCCCCCATCCGTCGAACCGTCGTCCTGGCATGGTGGCAGAAGCGCGGCCCGTGCGGGAGAGCCGACCCGTCCGGATCCGCCGGTCAGACCGGCGCCGGGCCTCCGGCGGGCGGCCCGGCGTCGCCGACGCGGGCGGCGTCAGAGACCGAACACGTCGTCGGACGTCGCGTCGCGTACGCCGTCGGTGAAGCCGCGGAAGGCCGGGTCCTCGTGGGTGGCCGGGACGCTGGTGGCGTTCTCGCCGGTGGCCTGGGTGACCGCGTCGACCAGCGGCCCGAAGTCGATCTCGGAGTCGCCGATGCTGTCGTCGTCCCCCTCGGCCAGGTTGATCACGTACTGCACCTCGTCGGAGGAGGTGTCCGGGTCCTCGGCCCAGTCGCCGCCGGCCTGGTAGCACTCGTCGTACAGCGCGCGCTGGCTGTCGGTCCAGTCGTCGTCGTAGTTCGCCATCGCCCATCCCTCCGCGACCTGCTCCACCTGTGAGCATGCCCGGCCGGAACGGACGACCGGGCCGGTACCGCGAAACGGCGGCCCGCGCCGGCAGCACCCCGGCCGGAGCGGCGGCGACCCGTAGGCTGGCCGGGTGATCTACAAACTGCTGCCGACCACGGAGTGGAACGACGCCCGGGCGGC
This genomic stretch from Micromonospora krabiensis harbors:
- a CDS encoding AraC family transcriptional regulator gives rise to the protein MDPLEDVLALVGATSRLSTAMAAGGRWAVRFDPPAGVKFNAVRRGGCLLRVDGVPEPVTLAEGDCFLLTQPRCFTLAGDLDTPPEPAGPIFRAAVDGVARAGTGEEVFLIGGAFSFTERGRALLLDGLPPVIHVPAATPEAGTVRWAVEQIDTELRAEPLGGRLVAEHLALVMLIRILRLHLARGGGSGWLAGLADPVLAPVLRALHARPDHPWTVAELARVASVSRSTLAARFKEVVDRGPLEYLTGWRIELAAERIRRSDDTMASIARAVGYGSESALSVAFKRTTGLSPRAYRSRARR
- a CDS encoding response regulator transcription factor is translated as MGARVRILLVEDDRRVAAALSSALTRRGYEVEHAATVAAALSAAPCDLVLLDLTLPDGDGTDLCRELRRRSGQLGIIAVTARGEERDRVLGLRLGADDYVVKPFSMVELQARIEAVLRRAAHAVPARNLIEAGAVRIDVSARTVSVGGRAVALTRKEFDVLLSLARQPGVAVPRERILLDAWGTTWTDRHTVEVHVGSLRGKLGDPGLVETVRGVGYRLRGE
- a CDS encoding TAXI family TRAP transporter solute-binding subunit, with product MQRVNRTRPGRRAPSAFLLAVLLFAGLGLAGCRDRPAEPMRIRIATGSPTAVYHAFGESLAAILNREMPGVRASVVVTPASAENVRLVAAGDAELGFTQADVLPAGPDADPRVAAVARVYDDQLHLVSSGGGPVHTVADLRGRRVSVGAAGSGTEITATRLLDVAGLGGDAVRRARLNLDDSVTALRSGRIDAFFFSGGLPVRGIADLARGSPTRIVDLGEWTEPLRSRYGEVYVSRDIPRSVYGVDPVTTVADPNFLIVRADLPERVVREVTRLLMERRSELAAAHPAAGRMSPRSAIATSPLPLHPGAAAWYRAAKP
- a CDS encoding sensor histidine kinase yields the protein MRRRLVISYLLLMVLVLIALETPLALTLATRETDRVRADRLADATRFASLAGPALRGGTPGPLDTELRSYDELYGIGAAVVDRDRRTVVASARWRTAVGTAEALDTALAGQQSSGPESVWPWEGGPVVVAVPINDGGEVLGAVVTVTPTDALRRTVSAWWALLAVIGTLAVVACVVLAFGLAGWVLRPVTELDAVTHEIAEGDRGARVQHRLGPPELRRLAASFNNMADAVSDVMDRQRAFVAHASHQLRNPLTALRLRVEELGPSLTDPQGRAEHRLALEETDRLALVLDALLTLARAERQENERVTVDAAEVAASRVAAWMPLARHRSVALRLATTAVPAYARTVPTAVDQALDALIDNAVKFSGPGGEVAVTVARCDGGVAVEVRDTGPGMTESQLGQATERFWRAPDVQNVDGAGLGLTIAAVLVDASGGRLTMRAGEPRGLVAGLWFPGPVEEPGDAAPAACPPVVDRLPAGAG